Proteins encoded together in one Halalkaliarchaeum sp. AArc-CO window:
- the hisA gene encoding 1-(5-phosphoribosyl)-5-[(5-phosphoribosylamino)methylideneamino]imidazole-4-carboxamide isomerase, which produces MNPFSQFEVVPAVDVSGGEVVQLVQGERGTGKRYGDPVAAARRWVDAGARSLHLVDLDGAFEGERVNADAIEAIVEAVDGLGVDVQLGGGIRTAADARELLDLGVDRVILGTAAVENPDVVAEISETHPGRVVVSLDAKDGNVVVAGWTESTGLDPAEAAQRYEELGAGAILFTDVDVEGQLEGVNAELVSRVANAVEIPVVASGGVASVEDVRTLREAGAAAVVVGTALYEGAFTLEEAMAAVS; this is translated from the coding sequence ATGAACCCGTTTTCACAGTTCGAGGTCGTTCCGGCCGTCGACGTCTCCGGCGGCGAGGTCGTCCAGCTGGTGCAAGGCGAGCGCGGCACCGGGAAGCGCTACGGCGACCCGGTCGCGGCGGCGCGCCGGTGGGTCGACGCCGGCGCTCGCAGTCTCCACCTCGTTGATCTCGACGGCGCCTTCGAGGGTGAGCGCGTCAACGCCGACGCGATCGAGGCGATCGTCGAGGCTGTCGACGGCCTCGGCGTCGACGTCCAACTCGGCGGGGGAATCCGGACCGCCGCCGACGCCCGGGAACTACTCGATCTCGGCGTGGACCGGGTGATCCTCGGGACCGCCGCCGTCGAGAACCCGGATGTTGTCGCGGAGATCTCCGAGACCCACCCCGGGCGCGTGGTGGTGAGCCTCGACGCGAAGGACGGGAACGTCGTCGTCGCGGGCTGGACGGAGTCGACCGGGCTGGACCCCGCCGAGGCTGCACAGCGTTACGAGGAGCTCGGTGCCGGCGCGATCCTGTTTACCGACGTCGACGTCGAGGGGCAACTCGAGGGGGTAAACGCGGAGCTGGTCTCTCGGGTCGCAAACGCGGTGGAGATCCCGGTGGTCGCAAGCGGCGGGGTCGCAAGCGTCGAGGACGTCCGTACCTTGAGGGAGGCGGGCGCGGCCGCCGTCGTCGTCGGCACCGCTCTGTACGAGGGGGCGTTCACGCTCGAGGAAGCGATGGCCGCTGTCTCTTAA
- the prf1 gene encoding peptide chain release factor aRF-1, whose translation MSTDTEEPSEDRRKYEFRKVIEELQEYEGSGTQLVTIYIPEDKQIADVVSHVTQEHSEAANIKSKQTRTNVQDALTSIKDRLRYYDTYPPEKGMVIFSGAVDAGGGQTDMVTRTLESPPEPIQSFRYHCDSDFLTGPLEDMLMDKGLFGLIVLDRREANVGWLKGKRVEPVKSASSLVPGKQRKGGQSAQRFARLRLEAIDNFYQEVAEMANELFVSKRHDLDGILVGGPSPTKDEFLDGDYLHHEIQDKVIGKFDVAYTDESGLYDLVDAADEALADQEVIKDKKQMEEFFENLNTGEKATYGFDQTRRNLVMGSVDRLLISEDLRSDVVVYECPNGHEEYEVVDSRHSTPDHDCTECGEPADVQEREDVIEHLMSIAEQRGTETKFISTDFEKGEQLLDAFGGVAGILRYSTGI comes from the coding sequence ATGAGTACCGACACGGAGGAGCCGAGCGAGGACCGGCGGAAGTACGAGTTCCGCAAGGTCATCGAGGAGCTCCAGGAGTACGAGGGGTCGGGCACCCAGCTCGTCACCATCTACATCCCCGAGGACAAGCAGATCGCCGACGTCGTCTCCCACGTCACCCAGGAGCACAGCGAGGCGGCGAACATCAAGTCCAAACAGACCCGGACGAACGTCCAGGACGCGCTTACAAGCATAAAGGACCGCCTCCGCTACTACGACACCTATCCGCCGGAAAAAGGGATGGTTATCTTCTCCGGGGCGGTCGACGCCGGCGGCGGCCAGACGGATATGGTGACCCGGACCCTGGAATCGCCCCCGGAGCCGATCCAGTCGTTCCGCTACCACTGCGACTCGGACTTCCTCACCGGGCCGCTCGAGGACATGCTGATGGACAAGGGCCTGTTCGGCCTGATCGTCCTCGACCGGCGGGAGGCCAACGTCGGCTGGCTGAAAGGCAAACGCGTCGAACCAGTCAAGTCTGCCTCCTCGCTGGTTCCCGGAAAGCAGCGGAAGGGTGGCCAGTCGGCCCAGCGGTTCGCCCGCCTGCGCCTGGAGGCGATCGACAACTTCTATCAGGAGGTCGCGGAGATGGCCAACGAACTGTTCGTCTCGAAGCGTCACGATCTCGACGGGATCCTCGTCGGCGGCCCCTCGCCGACCAAAGACGAGTTCCTCGACGGCGACTACCTCCACCACGAGATCCAGGACAAGGTGATCGGCAAGTTCGACGTCGCCTACACCGACGAGTCCGGACTGTACGACCTGGTGGACGCCGCCGACGAGGCGCTTGCAGACCAGGAGGTCATCAAGGACAAAAAGCAGATGGAGGAGTTTTTCGAGAACCTCAACACCGGCGAGAAGGCCACCTACGGCTTCGACCAGACTCGCCGAAACCTCGTGATGGGCTCTGTCGACCGGCTGCTGATCTCCGAGGATCTCCGGTCGGACGTCGTCGTCTACGAGTGCCCGAACGGCCACGAGGAGTACGAGGTGGTCGATAGCCGGCACTCGACGCCCGATCACGACTGTACCGAGTGCGGCGAGCCCGCCGACGTCCAGGAGCGGGAGGACGTGATCGAGCACCTGATGTCGATCGCCGAACAGCGCGGCACCGAAACGAAGTTCATCTCTACCGACTTCGAGAAGGGCGAACAGCTGCTGGACGCCTTCGGCGGCGTTGCCGGTATTCTGCGGTACTCGACGGGGATCTGA
- a CDS encoding AbrB/MazE/SpoVT family DNA-binding domain-containing protein, with protein MSEATLDDRGRLTLPKAMRERYGDRYYVVEVHDGIKLIPIADDPLAALQDEFADVEKTAEELREEARDTALNEAGE; from the coding sequence ATGTCCGAAGCAACGCTGGACGACCGAGGCCGCCTCACACTACCGAAGGCGATGCGCGAGCGATACGGCGACCGGTACTACGTCGTCGAGGTACACGACGGGATCAAGCTCATTCCGATCGCTGACGATCCCCTGGCGGCACTCCAGGACGAGTTCGCCGACGTCGAGAAAACCGCCGAGGAACTCCGCGAGGAGGCACGTGACACAGCGCTGAACGAGGCAGGTGAATGA
- a CDS encoding PIN domain-containing protein gives MYAETDFLLALIKDEDWLDTAAKVVYRNHRDELWTSPFTLVELLLVAYREDRNAERVVANAAALVDVRGDVNTIIAAATYVEENGFTPFDALHLVESEGDTIVSSDETYEDFSPRLDLKTVNAELEEE, from the coding sequence ATGTACGCGGAAACCGATTTTCTGTTGGCACTCATCAAGGACGAAGACTGGCTCGATACGGCCGCAAAAGTGGTGTATCGCAATCACCGAGACGAACTGTGGACGTCACCGTTCACGCTCGTCGAGCTCCTCCTCGTCGCCTACAGGGAGGATCGAAACGCCGAACGGGTCGTTGCCAACGCCGCTGCGCTCGTGGATGTACGCGGAGACGTCAACACGATCATCGCGGCGGCCACCTACGTAGAGGAGAACGGATTTACGCCGTTCGATGCGCTCCATCTCGTCGAATCCGAGGGAGACACGATCGTTTCCAGCGACGAGACGTACGAGGACTTCTCGCCGAGATTGGACCTCAAAACTGTCAACGCTGAACTCGAAGAGGAATGA
- a CDS encoding CPBP family intramembrane glutamic endopeptidase: protein MNHGRAGFADLRRRLLEVGRISGRWWLIIVLFYPLFNLGTAAVALVTGFTAEPLAFIGSDRLFDPGALFFLLAVALLFPAIEEIGLRGYWFDQLQARWSALVSSLILGTVWALWHVPLFYMSGYYEGTTFQPELWWFLPSIVLTAIIGTWVYNNTARSVLAVIVFHFFGNFTGETMGFAAELYPLVHIGTVIVALALVIWFGPSSLRGRDTPRPVPDWGIDR, encoded by the coding sequence ATGAACCACGGGCGAGCTGGGTTCGCCGATCTCCGTCGGCGATTGCTCGAAGTCGGTCGGATCAGTGGCCGATGGTGGCTGATCATCGTGCTGTTCTACCCGCTGTTCAATCTCGGTACGGCTGCTGTTGCGCTCGTCACCGGATTCACTGCCGAACCACTGGCGTTCATCGGCTCTGACCGACTGTTTGACCCCGGAGCGTTGTTCTTCTTGCTTGCGGTCGCGCTCCTCTTCCCCGCAATCGAAGAGATCGGTCTTCGTGGCTACTGGTTCGATCAACTCCAGGCACGCTGGAGCGCACTCGTGAGCAGTTTGATTTTGGGGACTGTGTGGGCGCTGTGGCACGTTCCACTTTTCTACATGTCCGGCTACTACGAGGGGACGACGTTCCAGCCCGAACTGTGGTGGTTTCTACCGAGCATCGTTCTGACTGCGATCATCGGAACGTGGGTCTACAACAATACTGCCCGGAGCGTCCTCGCGGTCATTGTCTTTCACTTCTTCGGAAACTTCACCGGCGAAACGATGGGATTTGCTGCCGAACTGTATCCCCTCGTCCACATCGGGACTGTGATTGTCGCGCTCGCGCTCGTGATCTGGTTCGGGCCGAGTTCGCTACGAGGCCGGGATACTCCACGACCGGTACCGGACTGGGGAATTGACCGCTAA
- a CDS encoding serine hydrolase domain-containing protein: MEYSRRDYLRRSSIAAVTGFAGISVLSERSAGDDKDLASVLDDRVPTLLNRYDVPGAAVAVITDGEVSWANAYGDADRETNCPMTPDTLCRPQSITKSITAWGVMVLVERDEVDLDTPVSEYIPTAKLPDSDAWDEVTVRRLLSHTAGLPEGIYTNYPPESSIPSLEEAVRGNAGAPPARPEDPPGTTFRYSNPGYVLLELLVEEVTGQDYAQYMEATVFEPLGMDTATFDLDEALQSGLATSHERAGEAVEPYREAPLAHGMLYATVEDIATIVAAGMPAADGREAGREVLSSERVAELHSKEVETTGFYGYGSDGYGLGHLVETLPDGHRAVSHGGQGTGTWTWYHSIPETGDGIVILTNSNRSLRLIAAILTEWAESRGLGTISLARTYSRVETAGRIGAGVLGIAGVGLTWLLGRDLRNGTRTFVPLADHSRLKRGVVASVAVVLLVLWWGVAYPVADLFLPRLADWLGGSLSFVAILLFLMAVFPKMTYE, translated from the coding sequence ATGGAGTACTCACGCCGCGACTATCTCCGTCGGTCTTCTATCGCCGCGGTCACGGGTTTTGCTGGTATTTCTGTTCTCTCGGAGCGAAGTGCTGGTGACGACAAAGACCTTGCATCCGTTCTGGATGACCGCGTCCCGACACTGCTCAACCGATACGATGTTCCCGGTGCGGCCGTTGCCGTCATCACCGATGGTGAAGTATCGTGGGCTAATGCATACGGCGACGCTGATCGGGAGACGAACTGCCCGATGACGCCGGACACGCTCTGCCGACCACAGTCGATCACGAAATCGATCACTGCGTGGGGTGTAATGGTCCTTGTCGAGCGAGACGAGGTTGATCTTGATACCCCGGTCAGCGAGTATATCCCGACTGCAAAACTCCCCGATTCGGATGCGTGGGACGAGGTGACCGTCCGACGGCTCCTCAGTCATACTGCAGGTCTTCCAGAGGGAATATACACGAACTATCCACCCGAGTCGTCGATTCCCTCCTTAGAGGAAGCTGTCCGCGGGAACGCAGGTGCGCCACCAGCACGACCGGAAGACCCTCCCGGAACGACATTCCGATATTCGAATCCCGGCTATGTGTTACTCGAACTGCTCGTCGAGGAGGTTACCGGACAAGACTACGCACAGTACATGGAAGCCACCGTGTTCGAGCCGCTTGGAATGGACACAGCGACGTTCGATCTGGATGAAGCCCTGCAATCGGGGCTTGCGACCAGCCACGAGCGGGCCGGTGAAGCAGTCGAGCCGTATCGTGAAGCACCGCTGGCCCACGGGATGCTGTATGCGACCGTGGAAGACATCGCTACCATTGTTGCAGCAGGGATGCCAGCAGCCGACGGACGAGAGGCCGGTAGAGAGGTGTTGAGTTCCGAGCGTGTTGCGGAACTGCACTCGAAGGAAGTGGAGACGACCGGGTTTTACGGATACGGCTCAGATGGGTATGGGCTTGGTCACCTCGTCGAGACCCTTCCAGATGGGCATCGAGCAGTCTCACATGGAGGGCAGGGAACCGGTACGTGGACCTGGTATCACAGCATCCCGGAGACCGGCGACGGGATCGTGATTCTCACCAACAGTAACCGGAGCCTCCGGTTGATCGCTGCCATACTCACAGAATGGGCCGAGAGTCGCGGACTCGGGACAATCTCCCTCGCTCGTACATATTCCCGGGTAGAAACTGCCGGTCGAATAGGGGCAGGCGTTCTCGGAATCGCTGGGGTAGGGCTAACATGGCTTCTCGGCCGCGACCTTCGGAATGGGACAAGAACATTCGTGCCGCTTGCAGACCATTCTCGTCTGAAGCGAGGGGTCGTTGCAAGCGTAGCGGTTGTCTTACTCGTCCTCTGGTGGGGAGTAGCATATCCAGTGGCTGACCTGTTCCTGCCGAGACTTGCTGACTGGCTCGGTGGTTCGCTTTCTTTCGTTGCAATACTCCTGTTCCTGATGGCAGTATTCCCGAAAATGACCTACGAGTGA
- the tnpA gene encoding IS200/IS605 family transposase, translated as MEEYRSHAHSVSSCKYHFVWCPKYRHPVLNVVEDDVRELFGETADHFGHKILALEIADDHVHLFVQTDPKYSPANIARQFKSYSGKHLLERYPEIRESYFWGGGFWKVGYYVGTTGAMSEEVVERYIEETEHAAE; from the coding sequence ATGGAAGAATACCGTAGTCATGCACATTCGGTTAGTTCCTGTAAGTATCACTTCGTGTGGTGTCCAAAGTACCGCCATCCGGTTCTCAACGTAGTTGAAGACGATGTGCGGGAGTTGTTTGGTGAGACTGCTGACCACTTCGGTCACAAGATTCTCGCCTTGGAGATTGCAGACGACCACGTTCACCTGTTCGTGCAAACAGACCCGAAGTACAGCCCTGCGAACATCGCTCGGCAATTCAAGTCGTACTCTGGCAAGCACTTGCTGGAACGGTACCCCGAGATTCGAGAGTCGTATTTCTGGGGTGGCGGATTCTGGAAAGTCGGATACTACGTTGGGACGACGGGAGCGATGTCTGAGGAAGTGGTTGAACGGTATATCGAAGAGACGGAACACGCGGCGGAGTGA
- a CDS encoding transposase: MGEEATKTIQTRLHIASGERSWLHDARLASREIFNDTISLTQQGHTRTEIQNEVDRDDFLRNNKCAVVGKALQTWDSYQSLLNWWEEQDDPDGGKPTPPSTDKSGAYPVVMAHTEGYRLTVDEDTNRVQFRISPKPYKKVKGHLRGGPDAMDELRDAITSDEVDVGQAELLYRDGVYYLHVTVTREFDVPDPDTSDTLVGVDINERNIALTALDRDTMRTKGTLVLDYGRVKQERQRYHTITKRCQEHGKTSIHRKLGDKEERFTEWVLHRLSRAVVEFAEQFSTPVIVFEDMSGIRDEIKYGTYMNRRLHKLPFHKFEKFVSYKATWQEIPTDTVDAYYNSQTCSCCGERGSRQGRRFRCANDECDVTQDHADRNASVNIAWREKAKFDGNTTNYRTHKTQPQVRLVRLSGSGRVSRPPSSRSLAEQGVLLHG, from the coding sequence ATGGGTGAAGAAGCCACAAAGACGATTCAGACGCGCCTTCACATCGCGTCTGGTGAGCGGTCGTGGCTTCACGACGCCCGCCTTGCATCACGCGAGATATTCAACGACACCATCAGCCTCACACAACAGGGCCACACGCGCACTGAGATACAGAACGAGGTTGACCGCGACGACTTCTTGCGGAACAACAAGTGCGCGGTCGTCGGCAAAGCCCTCCAAACGTGGGACTCATACCAGTCACTCCTTAACTGGTGGGAAGAACAGGATGATCCTGATGGAGGCAAGCCAACGCCTCCGAGTACGGACAAATCTGGTGCGTATCCGGTCGTGATGGCACACACGGAAGGCTACCGCCTCACCGTAGATGAAGACACGAACCGCGTCCAGTTCCGCATCAGCCCGAAACCCTACAAGAAGGTGAAAGGACACCTACGCGGCGGCCCAGATGCGATGGACGAACTTCGAGACGCTATCACGTCGGATGAAGTGGATGTTGGGCAGGCCGAACTCCTGTACCGCGATGGCGTGTACTACCTACACGTCACGGTCACACGCGAGTTCGACGTGCCCGACCCCGACACCAGCGACACGCTTGTTGGCGTGGACATCAACGAGCGCAATATCGCTCTCACCGCCCTCGACCGCGACACGATGCGGACGAAGGGCACGCTCGTCCTCGACTACGGACGAGTCAAGCAGGAACGCCAACGCTACCACACCATCACGAAACGCTGTCAGGAACACGGTAAGACGAGCATCCACCGGAAACTCGGTGACAAGGAGGAGCGGTTCACCGAGTGGGTGTTGCATCGGCTTTCCCGTGCTGTCGTGGAGTTCGCAGAGCAATTCTCGACTCCGGTTATCGTGTTCGAGGATATGAGCGGCATCCGCGACGAAATCAAGTACGGGACGTATATGAACCGCCGGTTGCACAAACTGCCGTTCCACAAGTTCGAGAAGTTTGTCTCGTACAAGGCGACGTGGCAAGAGATTCCCACGGACACAGTGGACGCTTATTACAATTCGCAGACGTGTTCGTGCTGTGGTGAGCGTGGCAGTCGGCAGGGACGGCGGTTCCGATGTGCGAACGACGAGTGTGATGTGACACAAGACCACGCCGACCGGAATGCGTCTGTGAACATTGCATGGCGCGAGAAGGCGAAATTCGACGGTAACACGACGAATTACCGGACTCACAAAACCCAGCCACAGGTTCGGTTGGTGCGTCTGTCCGGGTCGGGACGCGTAAGCCGCCCACCCTCATCCCGCTCGCTTGCCGAGCAGGGAGTGCTACTGCACGGCTGA